One window of the Brevundimonas goettingensis genome contains the following:
- a CDS encoding class I SAM-dependent DNA methyltransferase: MDLDTFIDTWTRATVSELSGGQTFIIQLCRVLGVPAPNDQIVGDPDYAFERYLRFRGEGPSQRRMRADCYRRGAFVLETKASASSSGQLERDMERGLRQAEFYADRLERRPPFLVIVNVGRSIELWSSFGPDGGPYAPFPDAESHRIALEDLRRPEIRDRLVRVWMDPHSLDPTLQVRKVTAVVGRALAGLIPIIGSRLAADIAAASGASEIDPVHRQACQSKAANFLTQCILAMFADSTGRFENHAFLRLLERYRRTPEEFHRAAAQLFREMRRGGFSVILGQAIPRFDSEVLDAVAPIALTPADLDQLIAAARQDWRDVEPAVFGSLLERAFTTGERAAGGVHYTDVATIEAVVTPTIMEVLRAEWAEVRAGAARRAGQGRTDLARQILCRFHHRLCTVRVLDPACGSGNFLYVAMRMMRVLEAEVFVALEDLTDNQGRAGIGQRRVSRRRFMGLDIDPRAVWIARLVMTIADLQSEARRRVETAATRISVVRASHGAIVQRDALLAPGRSPAGLYRRGSTPRQSDWPDAEFIIGNPPYLGAAQARRQLGDAYVDDLWAVRQGRFRQADLVMCWWDRAARILARPKSRLRRFGFVTTNSIAQQGSRAVLAGHLEGEGAIHLVYAVTDYPWSGGSAASVRVAITVAEKTRSDRAGRLGRIVAERRGPDGASLLSLDETRGVIGSNLQISPDQTPVQPLKANALLASRGVQLMGAGFLVSPERAAQLAALSERSETAPTRPYLNGRDAAERSRNLMLIDFSGLSEAEARRRHPGFYEHLLETVKPERDRNRRQTYRDRWWMPGEPRQALRAALAGLGRFIATVEVAKHRWFHFVDAAFVPDNRLVCVASDDAALLGVLSSRAHRCWAEVFGGRLEDRPVYVKGSCFDPFPFPELTEVQRRALAELAEDLDRTRQETLARLPALTMTELYNLLARVRAGEALPPDAASTCTQARIRTLGRLQRQIDDLVEAAYGWPPGLTDAAVVERLSALNRQRARDEAEGVVLYLRPGWQMRRPASRAA; the protein is encoded by the coding sequence ATGGATCTGGATACCTTCATCGACACCTGGACGCGCGCCACGGTCAGCGAGCTGTCGGGCGGTCAGACCTTCATCATCCAGCTCTGCCGGGTCCTCGGCGTGCCCGCGCCGAACGACCAGATCGTGGGCGACCCGGACTATGCCTTCGAACGCTACCTCCGCTTCCGCGGCGAGGGACCGTCGCAGCGCCGCATGCGGGCGGACTGCTACCGCAGGGGCGCCTTCGTGCTCGAGACCAAGGCCTCGGCCTCCTCGTCTGGCCAGCTAGAGCGCGACATGGAGAGAGGGCTGAGGCAGGCCGAGTTTTATGCGGACCGGCTGGAGCGCCGGCCGCCCTTCCTGGTGATCGTCAACGTCGGCCGCTCGATCGAGCTGTGGTCCAGCTTCGGCCCGGACGGCGGCCCCTATGCGCCCTTCCCGGACGCCGAGAGCCACCGGATCGCGCTGGAGGACCTGCGGCGGCCCGAGATACGGGACCGGCTGGTCCGCGTCTGGATGGACCCGCACTCGCTGGATCCGACGCTTCAGGTGCGCAAGGTCACGGCCGTGGTGGGGCGGGCCCTGGCGGGGCTGATCCCGATCATCGGCTCGCGCCTGGCCGCCGACATCGCCGCCGCGTCGGGCGCCAGCGAGATCGACCCCGTCCACCGTCAGGCCTGCCAGTCCAAGGCCGCCAACTTCCTGACCCAGTGCATCCTGGCCATGTTCGCGGACAGCACCGGGCGGTTCGAGAACCACGCCTTCCTGCGGCTGCTGGAACGCTATCGCCGGACGCCCGAGGAGTTCCATCGGGCCGCCGCCCAGCTGTTCCGCGAGATGCGGCGCGGCGGCTTCAGCGTCATCCTCGGCCAGGCCATCCCGAGGTTCGACAGCGAGGTGCTGGACGCGGTGGCGCCCATCGCCCTGACCCCGGCTGACCTCGACCAGCTGATCGCGGCGGCGCGGCAGGACTGGCGGGACGTGGAGCCGGCGGTGTTCGGCTCCCTGCTGGAACGGGCCTTCACGACGGGCGAGCGGGCGGCGGGCGGGGTCCACTACACCGACGTCGCGACCATCGAGGCGGTGGTCACCCCGACCATTATGGAGGTGCTGCGCGCCGAATGGGCCGAGGTCCGGGCCGGGGCCGCGCGCCGGGCGGGGCAGGGCCGCACCGACCTGGCGCGCCAGATCCTGTGTCGCTTCCACCACCGCCTCTGCACCGTCAGGGTGCTGGACCCGGCCTGCGGCTCGGGCAACTTCCTGTATGTGGCCATGCGGATGATGCGGGTCCTGGAGGCCGAGGTCTTCGTCGCCCTGGAGGACCTGACCGACAACCAGGGACGGGCCGGAATCGGCCAGCGTCGGGTCTCGCGCCGTCGGTTCATGGGGCTGGACATCGATCCGCGGGCGGTCTGGATCGCCCGTCTGGTCATGACCATCGCCGACCTTCAGTCCGAGGCCCGGCGACGGGTCGAAACCGCCGCGACCCGGATCTCGGTCGTGCGCGCCAGCCATGGGGCCATCGTTCAGAGGGACGCCCTGCTGGCGCCGGGGCGATCCCCCGCCGGCCTCTATCGACGCGGGTCGACGCCTCGACAGTCCGACTGGCCGGACGCCGAGTTCATCATAGGCAATCCGCCCTATCTCGGCGCCGCCCAGGCCCGCCGCCAGCTGGGCGACGCCTATGTCGATGACCTCTGGGCCGTGCGGCAGGGCCGGTTCCGACAGGCCGATCTGGTCATGTGCTGGTGGGATCGGGCGGCCCGCATCCTGGCCCGACCGAAGTCGCGCCTGCGCCGGTTCGGCTTCGTGACCACCAACTCCATCGCCCAGCAGGGCTCGCGTGCGGTGCTGGCCGGCCATCTGGAGGGGGAGGGGGCGATCCATCTGGTCTATGCCGTCACCGACTATCCCTGGAGCGGCGGCTCGGCGGCCTCGGTGCGGGTGGCGATCACGGTGGCGGAGAAGACCCGGTCGGACCGGGCCGGGCGTCTCGGCCGGATCGTCGCCGAGCGGCGCGGCCCCGACGGCGCCTCCCTGCTGTCGCTCGACGAGACCCGGGGCGTGATCGGCTCCAACCTCCAGATCAGCCCCGACCAGACCCCGGTCCAGCCCCTGAAGGCCAACGCTCTTCTGGCCTCGCGCGGGGTCCAGCTGATGGGCGCCGGCTTCCTCGTCTCGCCGGAGCGGGCGGCCCAGCTGGCGGCCCTGTCGGAGCGGAGCGAGACGGCCCCGACCCGGCCCTATCTGAACGGCCGCGACGCCGCCGAACGGTCACGCAACCTGATGCTGATCGACTTCTCGGGCCTGTCGGAGGCCGAGGCGCGGCGGCGGCATCCGGGCTTCTATGAGCACCTGCTGGAGACCGTGAAGCCCGAGCGGGACCGCAACCGCCGCCAGACCTATCGCGACCGCTGGTGGATGCCGGGCGAGCCGCGGCAGGCCCTGCGCGCGGCTCTGGCGGGCCTCGGCCGCTTCATCGCTACGGTGGAGGTGGCCAAGCACCGGTGGTTCCACTTCGTCGACGCCGCCTTCGTGCCCGACAACCGGCTGGTCTGCGTCGCCAGTGACGACGCGGCGCTGCTGGGCGTCCTCTCGTCGCGCGCCCACCGGTGCTGGGCCGAGGTCTTCGGTGGGCGGCTGGAGGACCGGCCTGTCTATGTGAAGGGCAGCTGCTTCGACCCCTTCCCCTTCCCGGAGCTGACGGAGGTCCAGAGACGGGCCCTGGCCGAGCTGGCCGAGGACCTCGACCGGACCCGGCAGGAGACGCTGGCGCGCCTGCCGGCCCTGACGATGACCGAGCTCTACAACCTGCTGGCTCGGGTCAGGGCGGGGGAGGCGCTGCCGCCGGACGCCGCCTCGACCTGCACCCAGGCCCGCATCCGCACCCTGGGGCGTCTGCAGCGCCAGATCGACGATCTGGTGGAGGCGGCCTACGGCTGGCCGCCAGGCCTGACCGATGCGGCGGTCGTGGAACGGCTGTCGGCCCTGAACCGGCAGCGCGCCCGCGATGAGGCCGAGGGGGTGGTGCTCTATCTGCGGCCCGGCTGGCAGATGCGGCGGCCGGCCTCGCGCGCCGCCTGA
- the hutI gene encoding imidazolonepropionase, whose product MKADLKITDCHVATMVEGGVPYGAIEDAAILIRDGAIVWVGPRADLPAHEAAETHALDGRWVTPGLIDCHTHLVFGGDRSGEFEQRLEGATYEEIARAGGGIVSSVRATREASEDDLYASALSRLEGLTATGVTTVEIKSGYGLDRDSERKMLRVARRIGREAGVRVRTSYLGLHAVPPEFRGSDEARAAYVDLAIDDILPAAHVEGLVDAVDAYCEPIAFSGEEVSRLFDRAKALGLPVKLHADQLSDGGGAALAARHHALSADHIEHATEAGIEAMGQAGVVAVLLPGAYLMLRETTPPPIALLRKHGVAMAVATDCNPGTSPVASMTAAITLACVQFRLTPEEALAGATRHAARALGLSDQIGTLAPGKRADLAVWDITRPAELAYWLGKPLLSRRYRDGLRLTT is encoded by the coding sequence GTGAAGGCCGACCTCAAGATCACCGACTGCCACGTCGCCACCATGGTGGAAGGCGGCGTCCCCTATGGCGCGATCGAGGATGCGGCCATCCTGATCCGCGACGGCGCCATTGTCTGGGTCGGCCCCCGCGCCGACCTGCCCGCGCATGAGGCGGCGGAGACCCACGCTCTCGACGGCCGCTGGGTCACCCCCGGCCTGATCGACTGCCACACCCACCTCGTCTTCGGCGGCGACCGCTCCGGCGAGTTCGAACAGCGTCTGGAGGGCGCGACCTATGAGGAGATCGCCCGCGCCGGCGGCGGCATCGTCTCCTCGGTCCGGGCCACGCGCGAAGCCTCGGAGGACGATCTCTACGCCTCGGCCCTCAGCCGTCTCGAAGGCCTGACGGCGACGGGCGTCACCACCGTCGAGATCAAGTCCGGCTATGGCCTCGACCGCGACAGCGAGCGGAAGATGCTGCGCGTCGCTCGGCGCATCGGCCGCGAGGCCGGGGTTCGAGTCCGCACCAGCTATCTCGGCCTGCACGCCGTCCCGCCCGAGTTCCGGGGCTCGGACGAGGCCCGCGCCGCCTATGTCGACCTAGCCATCGACGACATCCTGCCCGCGGCCCACGTCGAGGGGCTGGTCGACGCCGTCGACGCCTATTGCGAGCCCATCGCCTTCTCCGGGGAGGAGGTGTCGCGCCTGTTCGACAGGGCGAAGGCGCTCGGCCTGCCGGTCAAGCTGCACGCCGACCAGCTGTCGGACGGCGGCGGCGCGGCCCTGGCGGCGCGTCACCACGCCTTGTCCGCCGACCATATCGAACACGCCACCGAGGCCGGGATCGAAGCCATGGGCCAGGCAGGAGTGGTCGCCGTCCTTCTGCCCGGCGCCTATCTGATGCTGCGCGAGACCACCCCGCCGCCGATCGCCCTGCTGAGGAAGCACGGCGTCGCCATGGCCGTGGCCACCGACTGCAACCCCGGCACCTCGCCCGTCGCCTCCATGACGGCCGCCATCACCCTGGCCTGCGTCCAGTTCCGGCTGACCCCGGAAGAGGCCCTGGCCGGCGCCACGCGTCATGCGGCCCGGGCGCTCGGCCTGTCCGACCAGATCGGGACCCTCGCGCCCGGCAAACGTGCGGACCTCGCCGTCTGGGACATCACCCGGCCGGCCGAACTGGCCTACTGGCTGGGCAAGCCCTTGCTTTCACGACGGTATCGCGACGGGTTAAGGTTAACAACTTAA
- the hutC gene encoding histidine utilization repressor — translation MSEPATLHRRIYAELEGRILSGDWAPGSRIPFEHELTAQYGCSRMTVNKAISELAGRGLVTRRRRAGTFVAQPRAHAAILAIPDLGAEIAERGQIYGFRLLDRLEREPRNREERDLAAGGVLLELAGLHLADDAPFALERRLIALAAAPEAATADFSIMPPGAWLLDSAPWTEAEHRISAIGAAGGDARLLGLKPGTACLCVDRRTWRDGQGVTQVRQTFPGDRYDLVARFSPARGDRP, via the coding sequence ATGAGCGAACCCGCCACCCTGCACCGCCGCATCTATGCCGAGCTGGAGGGCCGCATCCTGTCCGGCGACTGGGCGCCCGGCTCGCGCATACCGTTCGAGCATGAGCTGACGGCCCAGTACGGCTGTTCGCGCATGACGGTGAACAAGGCCATCTCCGAACTGGCCGGGCGGGGACTGGTCACGCGCCGCCGCCGGGCGGGCACCTTTGTCGCCCAGCCGCGCGCCCACGCCGCCATCCTGGCCATTCCCGACCTGGGCGCCGAGATCGCCGAGCGTGGTCAGATCTACGGCTTCCGCCTGCTGGACCGCCTCGAGCGCGAGCCGCGCAATCGCGAGGAGCGGGATCTGGCCGCCGGCGGGGTGCTGCTGGAGCTGGCGGGTCTGCATCTGGCCGACGACGCCCCCTTCGCCCTGGAGCGCCGCCTGATCGCCTTGGCCGCGGCGCCCGAGGCGGCGACGGCCGACTTCTCCATCATGCCGCCGGGCGCCTGGCTGCTGGACTCGGCGCCCTGGACCGAGGCCGAGCATCGCATCTCCGCCATCGGGGCCGCGGGCGGCGATGCAAGGCTGCTGGGCCTCAAGCCCGGAACCGCCTGCCTCTGCGTGGATCGCCGCACCTGGCGGGACGGGCAGGGGGTGACCCAGGTCCGCCAGACCTTCCCCGGCGACCGCTACGACCTCGTCGCCCGCTTCTCGCCCGCGCGCGGAGATCGCCCGTGA
- a CDS encoding formimidoylglutamate deiminase, translating to MFESDRDCPVPQTSRGGRSLWFEQALLGEAWASDVRITVADGLIATIETAVARTATDQGGGVAIPGVANVHSHAFQRAMAGLTEGRGPEGGEDDDFWSWRQLMYRFLDRGGPEEIEAITALAFAEMLEGGFTRVAEFHYLHNAPVGRPYADPAELTGRIVAAAEATGVGLTLLPVFYAHSQFGGAEPNHGQRRFITDVDQFADLVARGRTLTAALPDAVVGVAPHSLRAVSPEELAAMPGLAGDGPIHIHVAEQTKEVDDCLAWSGARPVEWLLANAPVDPRWCLIHATHVTPAEWGEVAARGAVVGLCPVTEANLGDGVFPASAYVQQGGRFGIGTDSNVRIGLAGELRMLEYSQRLSLRKRAVMADGARTTGRALFDRALSGGAQATGAQNGLGGGLAVGQAADIVGLDTRGIAFEGRSGDAILDSWIFAADRNAIRSVWRRGEQVVVEGRHVARDAIESRYRKALKTVLGQDA from the coding sequence ATGTTCGAGTCTGATCGGGATTGTCCAGTGCCGCAAACGTCGCGTGGGGGTCGCAGCCTGTGGTTCGAACAGGCTTTGCTGGGGGAAGCCTGGGCGTCCGACGTCCGGATCACCGTCGCGGACGGTCTGATCGCGACCATCGAGACCGCCGTCGCCCGGACCGCGACGGATCAGGGCGGCGGGGTCGCAATCCCAGGCGTCGCCAACGTCCACAGCCACGCCTTCCAGCGCGCCATGGCCGGCCTGACCGAGGGGCGGGGTCCCGAAGGTGGCGAGGATGACGACTTCTGGAGCTGGCGCCAGCTCATGTACCGCTTCCTCGACCGGGGCGGGCCGGAGGAGATCGAGGCCATCACCGCCCTGGCCTTCGCCGAAATGCTGGAGGGCGGCTTCACCCGCGTCGCCGAGTTCCACTATCTGCACAACGCCCCGGTCGGCCGGCCCTATGCCGATCCGGCCGAGCTGACGGGCCGGATCGTGGCGGCGGCGGAGGCGACGGGCGTCGGCCTGACCCTTCTGCCGGTCTTCTACGCCCATTCGCAGTTCGGCGGGGCCGAGCCCAACCATGGCCAGCGGCGGTTCATCACTGATGTGGACCAGTTCGCCGATCTGGTCGCGCGCGGCCGGACCCTGACGGCGGCCCTGCCCGACGCCGTCGTCGGCGTCGCCCCGCACAGCCTGCGCGCCGTGTCGCCGGAGGAACTGGCGGCCATGCCGGGCCTCGCCGGAGACGGGCCCATCCATATCCACGTCGCCGAACAGACGAAGGAGGTCGACGACTGCCTCGCCTGGTCGGGCGCCCGACCCGTCGAATGGTTGCTGGCCAACGCCCCGGTCGATCCGCGCTGGTGCCTGATACACGCCACTCACGTCACCCCGGCCGAATGGGGCGAGGTCGCCGCGCGCGGCGCCGTTGTCGGCCTGTGCCCGGTCACCGAGGCCAACCTCGGCGACGGCGTCTTCCCGGCCTCGGCCTATGTCCAGCAGGGCGGCCGGTTCGGCATCGGCACCGACTCCAACGTCCGCATCGGCTTGGCCGGCGAGCTGCGCATGCTGGAGTACAGCCAGCGCCTGTCGCTCAGGAAGCGCGCCGTCATGGCCGATGGGGCTCGCACCACCGGCCGCGCCCTGTTCGACCGCGCCCTGTCCGGCGGGGCGCAGGCCACCGGCGCCCAAAACGGACTCGGGGGCGGCCTCGCGGTCGGTCAGGCGGCTGACATCGTCGGCCTCGACACGCGCGGCATCGCTTTCGAAGGCCGCTCGGGCGACGCCATCCTCGACAGCTGGATCTTTGCGGCGGACCGCAACGCCATCCGCTCCGTCTGGCGGCGTGGCGAACAGGTGGTGGTCGAGGGCCGGCATGTCGCGCGCGACGCCATCGAATCCCGCTACCGCAAGGCGCTGAAGACCGTTCTTGGACAGGATGCATGA
- the hutG gene encoding N-formylglutamate deformylase: MQDWLTIREGASPLIIGFPHTGTAIPAEIEARMTSPWLARKDADWWVDRLYDFAVELDATFVRTGISRSVIDVNRDPSGVSLYPGMTTTGLCPLETFDGESLYRPGQEPDQAEIDARRAAFFDPYHAALQGQIDRLRAKGPVVLYDAHSIRSVVPRLFEGELPQFNIGDNGGTTCDGALTQGVEAACAVSGLSHIVNGRFRGGWTTRHYGQPASGVHAIQMELADRGYMVDPAGPVDETNWPSPYEPARAERMRETLRAVLTACIDFAQA; the protein is encoded by the coding sequence ATGCAGGACTGGCTCACGATCCGCGAAGGCGCGTCGCCCCTGATCATCGGCTTTCCGCACACCGGCACGGCGATCCCGGCGGAGATCGAGGCGCGGATGACCTCGCCCTGGCTGGCGCGCAAGGACGCTGACTGGTGGGTGGACCGGCTCTATGACTTCGCGGTCGAGCTGGACGCGACTTTCGTGCGCACCGGCATCTCGCGCAGCGTCATCGACGTGAACCGCGACCCTTCGGGCGTCTCCCTCTATCCCGGCATGACCACCACCGGCCTGTGCCCGCTCGAGACCTTCGACGGCGAATCGCTCTATCGGCCGGGCCAAGAGCCGGATCAGGCCGAGATCGACGCCCGCCGCGCCGCTTTCTTCGATCCCTACCACGCCGCCCTGCAGGGACAGATCGACCGACTGAGGGCGAAGGGCCCCGTCGTCCTCTATGACGCCCATTCGATCCGCTCGGTCGTGCCGCGCCTGTTCGAGGGCGAGTTGCCCCAGTTCAACATCGGCGACAACGGCGGGACGACCTGCGACGGCGCCCTGACGCAGGGCGTCGAGGCCGCCTGCGCCGTGTCGGGCCTGAGCCATATCGTCAACGGCCGCTTCCGTGGCGGTTGGACCACGCGCCACTACGGCCAGCCGGCGTCGGGCGTCCACGCCATCCAGATGGAGCTGGCCGACCGCGGCTACATGGTCGATCCGGCCGGGCCTGTCGACGAGACGAACTGGCCCTCCCCCTATGAACCCGCCCGGGCGGAACGGATGCGCGAGACCCTGCGCGCCGTCCTGACCGCCTGCATCGACTTCGCCCAAGCCTGA
- the hutU gene encoding urocanate hydratase — MTDKTPNARVVRSPRGPEKTAKTWVAEAAMRMMMNNLDPEVAERPDDLVVYGGIGKAARDWASFDRIVSELQTLEADETLLVQSGKPVGVFRTHEDAPRVLIANSNLVPKWATWEHFNELDRKGLMMYGQMTAGSWIYIGTQGIVQGTYETFMEAGRQHYEGDWSGKWILTAGLGGMGGAQTLAATMAGASCLAVECQRSRIEKRLETRYLDVMAETLDEALALIEQSLTDGKPVSVGLLANAADVLPDLVKRGVRPDLVTDQTSAHDLVNGYLPSGWTVAEWEGKRQSDPASVEAAAKTSIVKHVQAMLDFQAAGVPVVDYGNNIRQVAFDEGLANAFDFPGFVPAYIRPLFCRGVGPFRWAALSGDPEDIRKTDEAMKRLFPDDAGLHRWLDMAGERIAFQGLPARICWIGLGDRHRAGLMFNEMVASGELSAPVVIGRDHLDSGSVASPNRETESMMDGSDAVSDWPLLNALLNTASGASWVSLHHGGGVGMGYSQHSGVVIVADGTPEAAKRLERVLWNDPATGVMRHADAGYEIARASAREHELNLPSLKA; from the coding sequence ATGACCGACAAGACCCCCAATGCCCGCGTCGTCCGCAGCCCCCGCGGTCCCGAGAAGACGGCGAAGACCTGGGTCGCCGAGGCGGCTATGCGGATGATGATGAACAACCTCGATCCCGAGGTGGCCGAGCGGCCCGACGACCTGGTCGTCTATGGCGGCATCGGCAAGGCGGCGCGTGACTGGGCCAGCTTCGACCGCATCGTGTCGGAACTGCAGACGCTGGAGGCCGACGAGACCCTGCTGGTCCAGTCGGGCAAGCCGGTCGGCGTCTTCCGCACCCATGAGGACGCGCCGCGCGTCCTGATCGCCAACTCCAACCTGGTGCCCAAATGGGCGACCTGGGAGCATTTCAACGAACTCGATCGCAAGGGGCTGATGATGTACGGCCAGATGACCGCCGGGTCCTGGATCTACATCGGCACGCAAGGGATCGTTCAGGGCACCTATGAGACCTTCATGGAGGCCGGGCGTCAGCACTATGAGGGCGACTGGTCGGGCAAGTGGATCCTGACGGCGGGCCTCGGCGGCATGGGCGGCGCCCAGACCCTGGCCGCGACCATGGCCGGCGCGTCGTGCCTCGCCGTCGAGTGCCAGCGCAGCCGGATCGAGAAGCGTCTGGAGACCCGCTACCTCGACGTCATGGCCGAGACTCTCGACGAAGCCCTGGCCCTGATCGAACAGTCGCTGACGGACGGCAAGCCGGTCTCGGTCGGCCTGCTGGCCAATGCCGCCGACGTCCTGCCCGACTTGGTGAAGCGTGGCGTGCGGCCCGATCTGGTCACCGACCAGACCAGCGCCCACGACCTGGTCAACGGCTATCTGCCGAGCGGCTGGACCGTCGCGGAGTGGGAAGGCAAGCGCCAGTCCGACCCGGCCTCGGTCGAGGCGGCGGCCAAGACGTCGATCGTCAAACACGTCCAGGCCATGCTCGATTTCCAGGCGGCGGGCGTCCCGGTCGTCGACTATGGCAACAACATCCGTCAGGTCGCCTTCGACGAGGGGCTGGCGAACGCCTTCGACTTCCCCGGCTTCGTGCCCGCCTATATCCGCCCGCTGTTCTGCCGGGGCGTCGGCCCGTTCCGCTGGGCGGCGCTGAGCGGCGATCCGGAGGATATCCGCAAGACCGACGAAGCCATGAAGCGGCTGTTCCCCGACGACGCCGGCCTGCATCGCTGGCTCGACATGGCCGGAGAACGTATCGCATTCCAAGGACTTCCGGCCCGTATCTGCTGGATTGGTTTAGGTGATCGTCACCGCGCCGGCCTGATGTTCAACGAGATGGTGGCGTCGGGCGAACTGTCGGCGCCGGTCGTGATCGGGCGCGATCACCTCGACTCCGGCTCGGTCGCCAGCCCCAACCGCGAGACGGAATCAATGATGGACGGATCGGACGCCGTGTCCGACTGGCCGCTGCTGAACGCGCTGCTCAACACCGCCTCGGGCGCCAGCTGGGTGTCGCTGCATCACGGCGGCGGCGTGGGCATGGGCTACTCCCAGCACTCGGGCGTGGTCATCGTCGCCGACGGCACGCCGGAGGCGGCGAAGCGTCTCGAGCGCGTCCTGTGGAACGACCCGGCGACCGGCGTCATGCGCCACGCCGACGCCGGCTATGAGATCGCGCGTGCCTCGGCTCGCGAGCACGAACTGAACCTGCCGAGCCTGAAGGCCTGA
- the hutH gene encoding histidine ammonia-lyase produces the protein MTNLTLGSAPLTLPQLRAVLDAPVTVELTADAWACVEKSAATVAAIVAEGRTVYGVNTGFGLLANTSIAPGDLETLQRNLVLSHACGVGALLPDAVTRLMMVLKIASLSRGASGVRRETLETLIALVNADVLPCVPSKGSVGASGDLAPLAHMSCVLIGVGEARYQTQTLDAEAALAKVGLSPLTLGPKEGLALLNGTQCSTALALAGLFAAEAVYAAGIAAGALSVDALKGSDAPFDPRIHALRGQPGQIAVAERLRDLMAGSAIRESHLEDDGKVQDPYSLRCQPQVMGAVLDVLTASAAMLEREANAVTDNPLVFIEDGDVISGGNFHAEPVAFAADQIAMALCEIGNISERRTSILVDPKMSELPAFLVRESGLNSGFMIAQVTAAALVAENRMMSHPCSVDTVPTSANQEDHVSMATHGARRLLEMAENAATVVGIELLAAAQGIEFHRPLKSSAPLEQVFAIVREAAAAYGSDHYFAPDIERATDGVRAGRYRGFAGGLLPSA, from the coding sequence ATGACCAACCTCACGCTCGGTTCCGCCCCCCTCACCCTGCCCCAGCTCCGCGCCGTCCTCGACGCGCCCGTCACCGTCGAACTGACCGCCGACGCCTGGGCCTGTGTCGAGAAGAGCGCCGCGACCGTGGCCGCCATCGTCGCCGAGGGCCGCACCGTCTATGGCGTCAACACGGGCTTCGGCCTGCTGGCCAATACCTCCATCGCGCCCGGCGATCTGGAGACCCTGCAGCGCAATCTGGTGCTGAGCCACGCCTGCGGCGTCGGCGCGCTTCTGCCCGACGCGGTGACGCGCCTGATGATGGTTCTCAAGATCGCGTCCCTGTCGCGCGGCGCCTCGGGCGTCCGGCGCGAGACGCTGGAGACCCTGATCGCCCTGGTGAACGCCGACGTCCTGCCCTGCGTGCCGTCGAAGGGTTCGGTCGGGGCCTCGGGCGATCTGGCGCCCCTGGCCCATATGTCCTGCGTCCTGATCGGCGTCGGCGAAGCCCGCTATCAGACCCAGACGCTGGACGCTGAGGCCGCCCTGGCCAAGGTCGGGCTATCGCCCCTGACGCTCGGCCCAAAGGAGGGTCTGGCCCTGCTGAACGGCACCCAGTGCTCGACGGCGCTGGCGCTGGCGGGTCTGTTTGCGGCCGAGGCCGTCTATGCCGCCGGGATCGCCGCCGGCGCCCTGTCGGTCGATGCGCTGAAGGGGTCCGACGCCCCGTTCGACCCCCGGATTCACGCCCTGCGCGGCCAGCCCGGCCAGATCGCGGTCGCCGAACGCCTGCGTGACCTCATGGCCGGCAGCGCCATCCGCGAGAGCCATCTGGAAGACGACGGCAAGGTGCAGGACCCCTATTCCCTGCGCTGCCAGCCGCAGGTGATGGGCGCCGTGCTCGACGTCCTGACCGCGTCGGCCGCCATGCTGGAGCGCGAGGCCAATGCGGTGACCGACAATCCGCTGGTCTTCATCGAGGACGGGGATGTGATCTCGGGGGGCAATTTCCACGCCGAGCCGGTGGCCTTCGCCGCCGACCAGATCGCCATGGCCCTGTGCGAGATCGGAAACATCTCCGAGCGCCGCACCTCGATCCTCGTCGATCCGAAGATGAGCGAACTGCCCGCCTTCCTCGTGCGCGAGAGCGGGCTGAACTCGGGCTTCATGATCGCCCAGGTGACCGCCGCCGCCCTCGTCGCCGAAAACCGGATGATGAGCCATCCGTGCAGCGTCGATACCGTCCCGACCAGCGCCAATCAGGAAGACCACGTCTCGATGGCTACCCATGGCGCCCGCCGCCTGCTGGAGATGGCCGAGAACGCCGCCACCGTGGTCGGGATCGAGCTTCTGGCCGCCGCGCAAGGGATCGAGTTCCACCGCCCGCTGAAGAGCTCGGCGCCGCTGGAGCAGGTCTTCGCCATCGTGCGCGAGGCCGCCGCCGCATACGGCTCGGACCACTATTTCGCCCCGGACATCGAACGGGCGACGGACGGGGTGCGGGCGGGACGGTATCGCGGGTTCGCCGGCGGGCTGCTGCCGTCGGCGTAA